A single window of Granulicella mallensis MP5ACTX8 DNA harbors:
- a CDS encoding M61 family metallopeptidase, with the protein MLTRTLLLASVFAVALPAFSQTPIRITADLTEAPRKLYHAEIDLPVKPGHLTLTTPQWIPGNHRPTGPVEDITGVVFTANGKTLQWRRDDVDLYAFHLEIPAGVTSLHAHLDCIVLARASDKIAVLEWEKLLLYPANVPVAKISIQPSVTVPAGWGIGTALQPTGNYDPNAKVGGTTEFHATTVEQLEDSPVIAGEYFHEFALAPEVTPKHYLDVVSDEPNDSNLRPEFLQEVSNLVREAGVAYNSRHYNVYHFLLTLSDVAGGEGLEHGQSSDNGVDELAYSDAHHQAGDADLLAHEFTHSWNGKYRRPDKLYQTNFSAPEVGELLWVYEGMTQYMGNVLAARSGLKSQAQYRDNLAASAASLDYKSGRNWRSTDDTALAASVLRSNSPVWSNWRRGQDYYQEGELLWLDADTKIRELTNDQKSLTDFFHLFLAKGGNTGPSIVTYNRAEIIAELNEVVKFDWAGFLHERVDLVNEHADFAGIERGGYKIVYQDHPSDTEHMGGGNRRFSGPNVWYSLGLRLNAEGVIYDVRWGGPADKAKLAPGQKLIAVNGHVLSSESLHEALVAAKSNTTEPIHFLMQTESYIKPIDVDYHDGERFPAMVRVEGTKDYLDEITSPLTKAPAGDAASK; encoded by the coding sequence CCTCACCACCCCCCAGTGGATTCCCGGCAACCATCGCCCCACCGGCCCGGTCGAGGACATCACCGGCGTCGTCTTCACCGCCAACGGCAAGACCCTGCAGTGGCGTCGCGATGACGTCGATCTCTACGCGTTCCATCTCGAGATTCCCGCCGGAGTGACAAGCCTCCACGCGCACCTCGACTGCATCGTGCTGGCTCGCGCCTCGGACAAGATCGCCGTCCTCGAGTGGGAGAAGCTGCTGCTCTACCCCGCCAACGTTCCCGTAGCCAAGATCTCCATCCAGCCCAGCGTCACCGTCCCGGCCGGATGGGGCATCGGTACGGCACTGCAGCCCACCGGCAACTATGACCCCAACGCCAAGGTCGGCGGAACCACGGAGTTCCACGCCACCACGGTGGAGCAGCTGGAAGACTCCCCCGTCATCGCCGGTGAATACTTCCACGAGTTTGCGCTCGCCCCCGAGGTCACGCCGAAGCACTACCTCGACGTCGTCTCCGACGAGCCCAACGACTCCAACCTGCGCCCCGAGTTCCTGCAGGAGGTCTCCAACCTCGTCCGCGAGGCCGGTGTTGCCTACAACTCACGCCACTACAACGTCTACCACTTCCTGCTGACGCTCTCCGACGTCGCCGGCGGTGAAGGCCTGGAGCACGGCCAGTCCTCCGACAACGGAGTCGACGAGCTCGCCTACTCCGACGCACACCATCAAGCAGGGGATGCCGACCTGCTCGCCCACGAGTTCACCCACTCCTGGAATGGCAAGTATCGTCGCCCCGACAAGCTCTACCAGACCAACTTCTCCGCCCCGGAAGTCGGCGAACTGCTCTGGGTCTACGAGGGCATGACGCAGTACATGGGCAATGTGCTCGCCGCACGTTCCGGCCTCAAATCCCAGGCACAGTACCGCGACAACCTGGCCGCCTCGGCCGCTTCGCTTGACTACAAGAGCGGCCGTAACTGGCGCTCCACCGACGACACAGCACTCGCCGCCAGCGTCCTGCGCAGCAACAGCCCCGTATGGTCCAACTGGCGCCGTGGGCAGGACTACTACCAGGAAGGCGAGCTGCTCTGGCTCGACGCCGATACGAAGATCCGCGAGCTCACCAACGACCAGAAGTCTCTCACCGACTTCTTCCACCTCTTCCTCGCGAAGGGCGGCAACACCGGCCCGTCGATCGTGACCTACAACCGGGCCGAGATCATCGCCGAGCTGAACGAGGTGGTGAAGTTCGACTGGGCAGGCTTCCTGCACGAGCGTGTTGACCTGGTAAACGAGCATGCCGACTTCGCCGGGATCGAGCGCGGCGGCTACAAGATCGTCTATCAGGACCACCCCTCCGACACCGAGCACATGGGAGGCGGCAACCGCCGCTTCTCAGGCCCCAACGTCTGGTACTCGCTGGGTCTGCGTCTGAATGCTGAAGGCGTGATCTACGACGTACGCTGGGGAGGCCCTGCGGACAAAGCCAAGCTGGCCCCCGGCCAGAAGCTGATCGCCGTCAACGGCCACGTCCTCAGCTCAGAAAGCCTGCACGAGGCGCTCGTAGCAGCCAAGTCCAATACAACAGAACCGATCCACTTCCTGATGCAGACCGAGAGCTACATCAAACCAATCGACGTCGACTACCACGACGGCGAACGCTTCCCGGCAATGGTCCGCGTCGAGGGCACAAAGGACTACCTCGACGAGATCACCTCGCCGCTGACCAAAGCACCTGCCGGCGATGCCGCCAGCAAGTAA
- the cobA gene encoding uroporphyrinogen-III C-methyltransferase codes for MTQAVKGTVYLVGAGPGDPELLTVRALRLLESADVVFHDDLVPDEVLALVHRHALITSVGKRCGRPRITQAGIHALMIDSAKAGQSVVRLKSGDPLVFGRAGEEIAALRSAGIPFEVVPGVTAAFAAGAALSLPLTDRKSASKLIFCTGHHAADKTEAAPIWAGPLPEDATLVLYMPGRDTERISRELAAAGVSANTPCCAISQAATPRQSYAACRLSELAGLACGPAPLLLLIGRAMESLLDSKDLGETADGVIAEAVRGVVSAGE; via the coding sequence ATGACCCAGGCGGTGAAGGGAACTGTTTATCTTGTGGGCGCAGGGCCGGGTGATCCGGAGCTTTTGACGGTGCGTGCGCTGCGGCTGCTGGAGTCGGCGGATGTCGTCTTCCATGACGACCTTGTGCCGGATGAGGTGCTGGCGCTAGTGCATCGCCATGCGCTGATTACCAGCGTCGGCAAGCGTTGTGGACGGCCGCGTATTACCCAGGCCGGGATTCATGCGCTGATGATCGACTCGGCGAAGGCGGGCCAATCCGTGGTGCGGCTGAAGAGCGGCGATCCGCTGGTCTTTGGGCGTGCGGGAGAAGAGATTGCGGCGCTGCGGTCGGCGGGGATTCCCTTTGAGGTGGTGCCCGGCGTGACTGCGGCGTTTGCTGCGGGAGCCGCGCTGTCGTTGCCGCTTACGGATCGCAAGAGCGCATCCAAACTGATCTTCTGCACGGGACATCATGCGGCGGATAAGACAGAGGCTGCGCCGATCTGGGCGGGGCCGCTGCCGGAGGACGCTACGCTCGTTCTCTATATGCCGGGCCGGGATACCGAACGGATTTCGAGGGAGCTTGCTGCCGCGGGCGTTTCGGCGAACACGCCGTGCTGTGCGATCTCGCAGGCGGCGACGCCGCGTCAGAGTTATGCGGCTTGCAGGCTGTCGGAGTTGGCTGGGCTTGCCTGCGGGCCTGCGCCGTTGCTGTTGCTGATTGGGCGGGCGATGGAGTCGTTGCTGGACTCGAAGGATTTGGGTGAGACGGCGGATGGGGTGATCGCTGAGGCCGTGAGGGGCGTTGTGTCGGCAGGGGAGTAG
- a CDS encoding precorrin-2 dehydrogenase/sirohydrochlorin ferrochelatase family protein: protein MSLFPIFLKLTARPCVVVGAGLIAESKIESLLLAEARVTVIAPEALPRVQEWAEAGELQWHRREYAPGDLAGAFLAVAATATPTVNRAVFTEANAADILCNAVDDPPFCDFYFPSVVRRGELQIAISTAGESPALAQRLRKEINAQLPLDTGDWLAELGRLRREVTAVEPIGEPRKLLLHELAQREVCGYDGCPSRMRARQHAQEQGFLSAEEIL from the coding sequence ATGAGTCTCTTTCCGATCTTCCTCAAACTTACGGCCAGGCCTTGCGTCGTCGTCGGCGCGGGCCTCATCGCCGAGTCGAAGATTGAGAGCCTTCTGCTTGCCGAGGCACGGGTTACGGTCATCGCTCCCGAGGCGTTGCCGCGCGTTCAAGAGTGGGCTGAGGCGGGGGAGCTTCAGTGGCATCGGCGTGAGTATGCGCCTGGCGATCTGGCTGGAGCGTTTCTTGCTGTGGCTGCTACGGCAACGCCGACGGTGAATCGTGCGGTCTTTACCGAGGCTAATGCGGCGGATATTCTCTGCAATGCGGTCGACGATCCTCCGTTCTGCGACTTCTACTTTCCATCGGTGGTGCGGCGCGGCGAGTTGCAGATCGCTATCTCTACTGCCGGCGAGAGCCCCGCGCTGGCGCAGCGGCTGCGCAAGGAGATCAACGCGCAGTTGCCGCTGGATACCGGGGATTGGCTGGCGGAGCTTGGCCGTCTGCGGCGTGAGGTGACGGCGGTGGAACCGATTGGCGAGCCGCGGAAGCTGTTGCTGCATGAGTTGGCGCAGCGCGAAGTCTGCGGCTATGACGGCTGTCCATCGCGGATGAGAGCGCGGCAGCACGCGCAGGAACAGGGATTCCTTTCTGCTGAGGAGATTTTGTGA
- the cobG gene encoding precorrin-3B synthase: MSDTATPATPVAAPKETKAQKVERLKREKNPWNAWDEVRQFASEGRDSVLPEWTGTYFKWWGVYTQGDGVGVTGGVGGEGKASEYFMMRIGLPNGMLTAKQLHVIADITAKYARGIADITTRQNIQLHWLTIESLPEVVDALTAIGLSPKGACGDVVRNVTGCPLAGLDADELIDASPLAVEIAHKLTANPEFYNLPRKFKITVTGCPLWCSYPEINDVALTALKRVKDGKEEIGYSLRVGGGLSTEPHLAVRMNAFIPQDKAYDAVKAVCEIFREQEVLRENRTRARIKYLFMRNGWTAETMLAAIEEKLGFKFDPCEEGPIAKDLYRDHVGVHRQKQEGLSYVGATVLNGRLTADQLHSLASLSETYGDGQLRATIGQNIVLVNIPNAKIPALVQEITGLGLQVEPTVFYRGAVACTGTEFCKLAIAETKGFTKWLVGEMEERLPEFDQQLRLHVTGCTNSCGQSWIADLGLEGKKIKKDGKMVDAYYFCVGGAVGEYAGIARQIGYRATAEDCPEAIERLLRGYLSTRAEGESLRSYFRRTSDEDLRAQLAGAVVSAVERDPAPGRVPANVG, encoded by the coding sequence TTGAGCGACACAGCAACCCCCGCGACGCCCGTAGCCGCGCCCAAAGAGACCAAAGCCCAGAAGGTCGAACGCCTGAAGCGTGAGAAGAATCCCTGGAATGCCTGGGATGAGGTGCGGCAGTTTGCCAGTGAAGGCCGCGACAGCGTACTGCCGGAGTGGACCGGGACGTACTTCAAGTGGTGGGGCGTTTACACGCAGGGCGATGGCGTCGGTGTGACCGGCGGCGTCGGCGGCGAGGGGAAGGCCAGCGAGTACTTCATGATGCGCATCGGCCTGCCCAACGGCATGCTGACCGCGAAGCAGCTCCACGTGATCGCCGATATCACCGCGAAGTATGCGCGGGGCATCGCCGACATTACGACGCGCCAGAATATCCAGTTGCACTGGCTTACGATCGAGTCGCTGCCTGAGGTTGTCGACGCGCTGACGGCGATTGGGCTTTCTCCCAAGGGCGCCTGCGGTGACGTAGTCCGTAATGTGACGGGCTGCCCGCTTGCCGGGCTCGATGCCGATGAGTTGATCGATGCCTCTCCGCTGGCGGTGGAGATTGCGCACAAGCTGACGGCGAACCCGGAGTTCTATAACCTGCCGCGCAAGTTCAAGATTACGGTGACCGGTTGCCCGCTCTGGTGCAGCTACCCGGAGATCAACGACGTTGCGCTGACTGCGCTGAAGCGCGTGAAGGATGGCAAGGAAGAGATTGGCTACAGCCTGCGCGTCGGTGGAGGCCTTTCGACCGAGCCGCATCTCGCGGTGCGCATGAATGCGTTTATCCCGCAAGACAAGGCCTATGACGCTGTCAAGGCTGTCTGCGAGATCTTCCGCGAACAGGAAGTGCTGCGTGAGAACCGCACCCGTGCGCGCATCAAGTACCTGTTCATGCGCAATGGCTGGACCGCGGAGACGATGCTGGCGGCGATCGAAGAGAAGCTGGGCTTCAAGTTCGATCCGTGCGAGGAAGGGCCAATTGCGAAGGATCTCTATCGCGACCACGTTGGCGTGCATCGCCAGAAGCAGGAAGGCCTGAGCTACGTTGGAGCGACGGTACTGAACGGCAGGCTTACGGCCGATCAACTTCACTCGCTGGCTTCGCTGAGCGAGACCTATGGCGATGGCCAGTTGCGCGCCACGATCGGACAGAACATTGTGCTGGTCAACATTCCGAATGCGAAGATTCCCGCGCTGGTGCAGGAGATCACCGGGCTGGGCCTGCAGGTTGAGCCGACGGTCTTCTATCGCGGCGCCGTGGCCTGCACCGGTACGGAGTTCTGCAAGCTGGCGATTGCCGAGACCAAGGGTTTCACGAAGTGGCTGGTCGGAGAGATGGAAGAGCGCCTTCCGGAGTTCGACCAGCAGCTGCGGCTGCATGTGACGGGCTGCACGAATAGCTGCGGCCAGAGCTGGATCGCGGACCTCGGCCTGGAGGGCAAGAAGATCAAGAAGGACGGCAAGATGGTGGATGCCTACTACTTCTGCGTCGGCGGGGCGGTGGGCGAATATGCTGGTATTGCGCGCCAGATCGGCTATCGCGCTACGGCAGAGGACTGCCCGGAGGCTATCGAACGTCTGCTGCGTGGGTATCTGTCGACGCGTGCGGAGGGTGAGAGTCTGCGCAGCTACTTCCGCAGGACCAGCGATGAGGATCTGCGGGCACAGCTTGCGGGAGCGGTGGTTTCGGCGGTCGAGCGCGATCCCGCGCCGGGCCGTGTTCCGGCGAACGTAGGCTAA
- a CDS encoding phenylalanine 4-monooxygenase: MSVAAIPTPTKLHAAEPFLIQQDWAGYTPEQHDIWRELVLRRMPQLVQHACAEYLDGFHQIGLQADQLPDLTAVSKRLQPRTGWQSTPVSGFLPADAFFEMLAARMFPTTTWIRSRESMEYTPEPDIFHDVFGHVPMHAHPVFADFLEHYGKVCAALTSADALERMGRLFWFTVEFGVIRERGEIKVYGSGLISSHGECTQVVERIAGLEIRDFNLEQVLEEKVDTGNMQKVLYAIESFEQIYEATKEAEARLG; encoded by the coding sequence ATGTCCGTAGCCGCTATTCCGACCCCCACGAAGCTTCACGCCGCAGAACCGTTTCTCATCCAGCAGGACTGGGCCGGCTACACGCCGGAGCAGCATGATATCTGGCGCGAACTTGTGTTGCGGCGCATGCCGCAGTTAGTGCAGCACGCCTGCGCGGAGTACCTCGATGGCTTCCACCAGATTGGGCTGCAGGCCGATCAACTGCCGGATCTCACGGCGGTAAGCAAGCGGCTGCAGCCGCGTACGGGATGGCAGTCGACCCCGGTGAGCGGGTTTCTGCCGGCCGATGCCTTCTTCGAGATGCTGGCCGCGCGCATGTTTCCGACGACGACGTGGATTCGCAGCCGGGAGTCGATGGAGTACACGCCGGAGCCCGATATCTTCCATGACGTCTTTGGGCATGTGCCGATGCATGCGCACCCGGTCTTTGCGGACTTTCTGGAGCACTATGGCAAGGTCTGCGCGGCGCTGACGAGTGCGGATGCCCTGGAGCGCATGGGGCGGCTCTTCTGGTTCACGGTGGAGTTCGGTGTGATTCGCGAGCGGGGCGAGATCAAGGTCTATGGCAGCGGGTTGATCTCGTCGCATGGGGAGTGCACGCAGGTGGTTGAGCGGATTGCCGGGCTTGAGATTCGGGACTTCAACCTGGAGCAGGTGTTGGAAGAGAAAGTCGATACCGGGAATATGCAGAAGGTGCTGTACGCGATTGAGTCGTTTGAGCAGATTTATGAGGCGACGAAAGAGGCAGAGGCGCGGTTGGGGTAG
- a CDS encoding MFS transporter yields MPLLQPFRSLTTTQRRAFTACFLGWTLDAFDFFILTYCLDSVAASYHVNLETVAYSLTWTLCMRPLGALLFGLLAERFGRRPTLMINIICFSVFEVASAFAPTFHIFLITRALFGIAMGGEWGVGAALALETLPAENRGFFSGLLQEGYVTGNLLAAAVYGLVFPHLHGHGYLTNWRVMFLIGALPSLLVFYIRSGVAESPSWEASRRKSLGTAPHSLGSVFQQILKHMPLFLFLVLLMTAFTSFSHGTQDLYPTFLKHDHHLTPQTTSMVAIIGNIGALLGGICCGALSERYGRRRTIIIAALLAIPVIPLWAWSHTAAMLALGGFVMQFMVQGAWGIIPVHLNELAPAQVRALFPGLAYQLGNLISSQNGHFQAALASRYFDGRLTPVMALTVLLVGLLVALATGFGREARGADLSSV; encoded by the coding sequence ATGCCGCTGCTGCAACCCTTCCGTTCCCTTACCACTACGCAGCGCCGTGCTTTTACGGCATGCTTTCTTGGCTGGACGCTTGATGCCTTCGACTTCTTCATCCTTACGTACTGCCTGGACTCGGTGGCGGCGTCGTACCACGTCAACCTTGAGACGGTGGCGTATAGCCTGACCTGGACGCTCTGCATGCGTCCGCTGGGTGCGCTGCTGTTTGGTCTGCTGGCAGAGAGGTTTGGGCGGCGGCCTACGCTGATGATCAATATCATCTGCTTCTCGGTCTTTGAAGTGGCCTCGGCCTTTGCGCCTACGTTCCACATCTTTCTCATCACTCGTGCGCTGTTCGGAATTGCTATGGGTGGTGAGTGGGGTGTGGGCGCGGCGCTGGCGCTGGAGACGCTTCCTGCGGAGAACCGTGGGTTCTTTTCAGGGCTTCTGCAGGAGGGCTATGTGACAGGGAACCTGCTGGCGGCGGCGGTCTATGGGCTGGTCTTTCCGCATCTGCATGGGCATGGGTACCTGACCAACTGGCGTGTGATGTTCCTGATCGGTGCACTGCCTTCGTTGCTGGTGTTCTATATTCGCTCGGGTGTGGCGGAGTCGCCGTCCTGGGAGGCGAGCCGCCGCAAATCTCTTGGGACTGCGCCGCACTCGCTTGGCTCGGTCTTCCAGCAGATCTTGAAGCACATGCCGCTGTTTCTGTTTCTGGTTCTTCTGATGACGGCGTTCACGTCCTTCAGCCACGGAACGCAGGACCTGTATCCCACGTTTCTGAAGCACGATCATCACCTGACGCCGCAGACGACTTCGATGGTGGCGATCATCGGCAACATCGGCGCGCTGCTGGGAGGCATCTGCTGTGGTGCGCTCTCGGAGCGCTATGGGCGGCGGCGCACGATCATCATCGCGGCGCTGCTGGCGATTCCTGTGATCCCGCTCTGGGCGTGGAGCCATACGGCGGCGATGCTCGCGTTGGGCGGCTTTGTCATGCAGTTCATGGTGCAGGGAGCTTGGGGAATCATCCCGGTTCATCTGAATGAGCTTGCGCCGGCGCAGGTAAGGGCACTCTTTCCGGGGTTGGCGTATCAGCTTGGCAATCTTATTTCGTCGCAGAATGGCCACTTCCAGGCCGCGCTTGCCTCGCGTTACTTTGACGGACGGCTGACGCCGGTAATGGCGCTGACGGTGCTGTTGGTGGGGCTGTTGGTGGCTCTGGCGACGGGATTTGGGCGGGAGGCCAGGGGCGCGGATCTGTCGTCGGTCTGA
- a CDS encoding aminopeptidase encodes MKTLDTLQAIETEVAPTAGTDLRAVAFPAEYAPGARNAVVTCLKIKPEEKVTLITDESCLEIAASLASELDHAGCTWNAFVVDRIAPRPLKGMPEAVLADMESSQVSIFAVQVQPNELLSRMQMTDVVNRRHMRHAHMVNITPEVMVEGMRADFNAVDRLSQVVLDKVRKATYVRATTAAGTDIRAELNPSYKWFKTSGIISTEKWGNLPGGECFTAPGEVNGVFVVDGVVGDFLCARYGILRDTPLTVKISENRITSVSCANKELEREFWSYTHTDENSDRVGEFAIGTNIGVSKVIGNILQDEKFPGIHIAFGDPYGNHTGAPWKSTTHIDVVGLSFNIWLGGDEGEEQIMREGKFLVAA; translated from the coding sequence ATGAAGACATTGGATACGTTGCAGGCTATCGAAACTGAAGTAGCGCCCACTGCGGGGACTGATCTGCGCGCCGTTGCTTTTCCGGCTGAGTATGCCCCGGGTGCGCGCAATGCGGTTGTCACCTGTCTCAAGATCAAGCCTGAGGAGAAGGTCACTCTCATTACGGATGAGAGCTGCCTGGAGATTGCGGCGTCGCTTGCCAGCGAGCTCGATCATGCGGGATGTACTTGGAATGCCTTTGTCGTCGATCGCATCGCGCCGCGCCCGTTGAAGGGGATGCCGGAGGCAGTTCTCGCTGATATGGAGAGTTCTCAGGTCAGCATCTTCGCCGTGCAGGTGCAGCCGAATGAGCTGCTCAGCCGCATGCAGATGACCGATGTCGTCAACCGTCGCCACATGCGTCATGCACACATGGTGAACATTACCCCTGAGGTGATGGTGGAGGGCATGCGAGCGGACTTCAATGCGGTCGACCGCCTGAGCCAGGTGGTGCTCGATAAGGTGCGCAAGGCGACTTACGTCCGGGCGACGACGGCTGCGGGGACGGACATCCGCGCGGAGTTAAACCCGAGCTATAAGTGGTTCAAGACCTCCGGCATCATCAGCACGGAGAAGTGGGGCAATCTGCCGGGTGGCGAGTGCTTCACCGCGCCTGGCGAGGTTAACGGCGTCTTCGTTGTGGATGGTGTGGTTGGGGACTTTCTCTGCGCGCGGTATGGGATTCTGCGCGATACCCCCTTGACGGTGAAGATCAGCGAGAACCGCATCACTTCGGTCTCCTGTGCGAACAAGGAGCTGGAGCGCGAGTTCTGGAGCTATACGCATACCGACGAGAACTCGGATCGTGTGGGTGAGTTTGCGATCGGAACGAATATTGGAGTCTCGAAGGTGATCGGAAATATTCTGCAGGATGAGAAGTTTCCGGGGATTCATATTGCGTTCGGCGATCCCTATGGAAACCACACTGGAGCTCCGTGGAAGTCGACGACGCATATCGATGTGGTGGGGCTTTCGTTCAATATCTGGCTGGGCGGGGACGAGGGAGAAGAACAGATCATGCGTGAAGGCAAGTTTCTCGTTGCTGCGTAG
- a CDS encoding NHL repeat-containing protein: MSNHRLSFSSVATVLSVAFALGLSGCSANFGDVSSAATQTAMHIQGVVHGGQQPLSGAHVYMYAASTAAYGGQGIAPTSGAAGNASTSLLTAATGNPADTNGNFYVTTDTFGDFAINGAFACTSGQQVYLYSTGGDPQLAGTGVAGTPNPAATLLAVVGDCASSAFPGVTSISMNEVTTVAAAYALAGFATDPLHIGAPSAVTGHALSGTGLANAFNTALNLVNQTSGAPNPTLPLNSKAVVPVTTINTVANILASCVNSNGVSSSGCSTLFANTTYGTVPGDIATAAINMAQHPAANLTALLNLATNASPFQPFLSAPKDLSLGINYTGGGGLNHAFGIAIDGAGNAWVTDLAVDSVTKISPAGEFLSGTNGYTAGGLNNPIGIAIDGTGNAWVINGLDGAVVELSSTGAILSGTNGYTGGGLTSSNAASWIAIDSSGNAWVTNFQGSSVYEISSAGTILSGTNGYRGGGLETTGGIAIDGSGNSWVVNEESDSVTKISSSGTVLSGTNGYTGGSLRVPTGIAVDSSGNAWVANQESVAVTKFSSAGTVLSGTNGYTGSSIDEAAGIAIDGSGNAWVANAGGSLIELSSTGAILSGTNGYTGGGLNVPFALAIDGSGNVWVGTEQGNPVTELIGLATPVITPIVAGLPAIPTTDGTSNLGTRP; this comes from the coding sequence GTGAGCAACCATCGTCTATCTTTTTCGTCTGTGGCCACCGTACTGAGCGTGGCTTTTGCTCTGGGGCTGAGCGGCTGCTCGGCAAACTTCGGGGATGTCTCCAGTGCCGCAACGCAGACCGCGATGCACATTCAAGGCGTGGTTCATGGCGGCCAGCAGCCGCTCAGTGGCGCGCATGTCTATATGTATGCCGCCAGCACGGCAGCTTACGGCGGCCAGGGCATCGCCCCCACCTCCGGTGCTGCCGGCAATGCGTCGACCTCGCTGCTGACCGCCGCGACGGGAAACCCGGCGGATACGAATGGGAACTTCTACGTCACTACGGACACCTTTGGCGACTTCGCTATCAATGGGGCGTTCGCCTGTACTTCCGGCCAGCAAGTCTACCTCTACTCGACCGGCGGCGATCCGCAGTTGGCCGGAACAGGAGTTGCCGGCACGCCGAATCCCGCCGCCACGCTGCTGGCGGTGGTGGGCGACTGCGCCAGCTCGGCCTTTCCAGGGGTTACGTCCATATCGATGAATGAGGTCACCACGGTCGCTGCCGCGTATGCGCTGGCGGGTTTTGCCACCGATCCCCTGCACATCGGCGCTCCCAGCGCCGTAACGGGCCATGCACTCTCCGGGACCGGCCTGGCCAATGCGTTCAATACCGCGCTGAATCTCGTGAACCAGACCAGCGGCGCTCCTAATCCGACCTTGCCCCTGAACAGCAAGGCCGTCGTTCCCGTGACTACGATCAACACGGTGGCGAACATCCTGGCCTCCTGCGTCAACTCCAACGGTGTCAGCTCGTCGGGATGCAGCACGCTCTTCGCCAATACAACGTACGGCACGGTACCCGGAGACATAGCCACGGCGGCCATCAACATGGCCCAGCACCCGGCAGCCAATCTCACCGCCCTGCTCAATCTCGCCACCAACGCCAGTCCCTTCCAGCCCTTCCTCAGCGCTCCCAAGGACCTGTCCCTCGGGATCAACTACACCGGTGGCGGCGGACTGAACCACGCCTTTGGGATCGCGATCGACGGCGCGGGCAACGCCTGGGTAACTGATTTGGCAGTTGACTCCGTGACCAAGATCTCCCCCGCCGGAGAGTTCCTCTCCGGAACCAACGGCTATACCGCCGGCGGACTGAACAATCCCATAGGGATCGCAATCGACGGTACGGGCAATGCCTGGGTGATCAATGGATTAGATGGCGCCGTAGTTGAACTCTCCAGCACCGGAGCAATCCTCTCCGGGACAAACGGCTATACGGGCGGCGGACTGACATCGTCAAACGCAGCATCTTGGATCGCGATCGACAGCTCCGGCAACGCCTGGGTGACTAATTTCCAGGGTTCGTCCGTGTATGAAATCTCCAGCGCCGGAACAATCCTCTCCGGGACCAACGGCTATAGGGGCGGTGGCCTGGAAACCACAGGCGGGATCGCGATTGACGGCTCCGGCAATTCCTGGGTGGTAAATGAAGAGAGTGACTCCGTGACCAAGATCTCCAGCAGCGGGACAGTCCTCTCCGGGACAAATGGCTATACGGGTGGCAGCCTGAGAGTCCCAACGGGGATTGCGGTCGACAGCTCGGGCAACGCCTGGGTGGCGAATCAAGAGAGTGTCGCCGTGACCAAGTTCTCCAGCGCCGGGACAGTCCTCTCTGGGACAAATGGCTACACCGGCAGCTCCATAGATGAGGCAGCGGGAATCGCGATCGACGGTTCGGGCAATGCCTGGGTAGCGAATGCTGGAGGCTCCCTGATTGAACTCTCCAGCACCGGAGCAATCCTCTCCGGAACCAACGGCTATACGGGCGGTGGCCTGAACGTCCCATTTGCGTTGGCGATCGACGGCTCGGGCAACGTCTGGGTGGGAACCGAACAAGGTAACCCCGTGACCGAGCTGATCGGCCTTGCTACCCCCGTGATTACTCCGATCGTTGCCGGTCTGC